The following DNA comes from Chloroflexota bacterium.
GCCCAACCCTTCAGCGACAGCACCTTCGTGATCGCCGCAGTCAGGGTCGTCTTCCCGTGGTCAATGTGCCCGATGGTCCCCACGTTCACGTGGGGCTTCTTCCGCTCAAATACCTTCTTGGCCATCTAGATTCCTCCTGTACACAAGCGCTGAACCGATACGTCTCGGCGCGGCCGATCGTGTGGAGCCCACGACCAGACTTGAACTGGTGACCCCATTCTTACCAAGAATGTGCTCTACCGACTGAGCTACGTGGGCCTAAGCCGCCATAC
Coding sequences within:
- the tuf gene encoding elongation factor Tu (EF-Tu; promotes GTP-dependent binding of aminoacyl-tRNA to the A-site of ribosomes during protein biosynthesis; when the tRNA anticodon matches the mRNA codon, GTP hydrolysis results; the inactive EF-Tu-GDP leaves the ribosome and release of GDP is promoted by elongation factor Ts; many prokaryotes have two copies of the gene encoding EF-Tu), with amino-acid sequence MAKKVFERKKPHVNVGTIGHIDHGKTTLTAAITKVLSLKGWA